In one window of Mycteria americana isolate JAX WOST 10 ecotype Jacksonville Zoo and Gardens chromosome 24, USCA_MyAme_1.0, whole genome shotgun sequence DNA:
- the ARID3A gene encoding AT-rich interactive domain-containing protein 3A isoform X2, giving the protein MKLQAVMENLQRQQRARLQQALEARQQEQQQQQQQRSTPPPAQPPPAPGQTPASTPARGRGQDPAPAPSEEGAEPESAHIQRAQMAALAAMRAAAAGLSHSSSPGLSDESQASEEEEEEEDRGEEEDGGYQQEMGSEEDEEDLKGKWDEDDFEEDLGEEEEEEEEEEEEEDYEEDEDVGEEGLSSSEAVRVGAGSLLLRKPPAPQRYRGEPQRLPGGQERLPSGLGHAQPPPPAPDHGDWTYEEQFKQLYELDGDPRRKEFLDDLFSFMQKRGTPVNRIPIMAKQVLDLYMLYTLVTEKGGLVEVINKKLWREITKGLNLPTSITSAAFTLRTQYMKYLYPYECEKRGLSNPNELQAAIDSNRREGRRQGFGSSLFTYSPGGTHGLLSSPKLPVPALGLASATNGGSIAPVQKIKKEEDSPIPISMPSRLPVSLAGHPVVAAQAAAVQVAAAAQAAALEQLREKLESGEPPEKKMALVTDEQQRLMQRALQQNLLAMTAQLPMSIRINSQGTRSPENRQDSAAGLSSNGTNSISMSVEINGIVYTGVLFAQTPGPSSSSSSSSSSLPSSAYGKGNGGGGGGRSGGGGGGVGSSGGGVPPAAPAGLAVPPSSTSNNTSP; this is encoded by the exons ATGAAGCTGCAGGCGGTGATGGAGAAcctgcagcggcagcagcgcgCGCGGCTGCAGCAGGCGCTGGAAGcgcggcagcaggagcagcagcagcagcagcagcagcgctccacgccgccccccgcgcagccccccccggccccggggcagacccccgccagcaccccagcccggggccgcggccaGGATCCGGCCCCGGCGCCCTCGGAGGAAGGAGCGGAGCCCGAGAGCGCGCACATCCAGCGGGCGCAGATGGCCGCCCTGGCCGCCAtgcgggcagcggccgctggcCTCAGCCACTCGTCCAGCCCGGGGCTGTCAGATGAGAGCCAGGcctccgaggaggaggaggaggaggaggaccgtggcgaggaggaggatggcggGTACCAGCAGGAGATGGGCTctgaggaggacgaggaggatcT GAAGGGCAAGTGGGATGAAGATGACTTTGAAGAAGACCTGggcgaagaggaggaggaagaggaagaagaggaggaagaggaagactaCGAGGAGGATGAAGACGTGGGAGAGGAAGGGCTCAGCTCATCAGAGGCGGTGCGGGTGGGTGCGGGATCCCTGCTGCTCCGCAAGCCCCCGGCACCCCAGCGCTACCGGGGCGAGCCACAGCGGCTGCCGGGCGGGCAGGAGCGGCTCCCCTCCGGACTGGGCCacgcgcagcccccgccgccggcgcccgaCCACGGCGACTGGACCTACGAGGAGCAGTTCAAGCAA CTGTACGAGCTGGATGGCGACCCCAGGAGGAAGGAGTTCCTGGACGACCTCTTCAGCTTCATGCAGAAGCGAG ggacccccgtcAACCGGATCCCCATCATGGCCAAGCAGGTGCTGGACCTGTACATGCTGTACACGCTGGTGACGGAGAAGGGCGGCCTGGTGGAGGTGATCAACAAGAAGCTGTGGCGGGAGATCACCAAGGGGCTGAACCTGCCCACCTCCATCACCAGCGCTGCCTTCACCCTGCGCACCCA GTACATGAAGTACCTGTACCCCTACGAATGTGAGAAGCGagggctgagcaaccccaacgaGCTGCAGGCGGCCATCGACAGCAACCGGCGGGAGGGCCGCCGGCAGGGCTTCGGCAGCTCCCTCTTCACCTACTCGCCCGGCGGCACCCACggccttctctcctcccccaaGCTGCCGGTGCCGGCGCTGGGGCTGGCCTCCGCCACCAACGGCGGGTCCATCGCTCCCGTCCAGAAGATCAAGAAAG aggaggactcccccatccccatctccatgcCCAGCCGGCTCCCCGTCTCGCTGGCCGGCCACCCCGTGGTGGCAGCCCAGGCGGCTGCGGTGCAGGTGGCGGCGGCCGCCCAAGCCGCGGCGCTGGAGCAGCTGCGGGAGAAGCTGGAGTCGGGGGAGCCCCCGGAGAAGAAAATGGCGCTGGTGACGGACGAGCAGCAGCGGCTGATGCAGCGGGCGCTGCAGCAGAACCTCCTGGCCATGACGGCCCAGCTGCCCATGAGCATCCGCATCAACAGCCAGGGCACCCGCTCGCCAG AGAACCGCCAGGACTCCGCCGCCGGCCTGAGCAGCAACGGCACCAACAGCATCAGCATGTCGGTTGAGATCAACGGTATCGTCTACACAG GTGTGCTGTTCGCCCAGACGCCcggcccttcctcctcctcttcctcctcctcctcctcactcccctCCTCTGCCTACGGCAAAGgcaacggcggcggcggcggcggccggagcggcggcggcggcggcggggtggggagCAGCGGTGGCGGCgtcccccccgcggccccggccgggctggctgtgccccccagcTCTACCTCCAACAACACTTCGCCTTaa
- the ARID3A gene encoding AT-rich interactive domain-containing protein 3A isoform X1, whose amino-acid sequence MKLQAVMENLQRQQRARLQQALEARQQEQQQQQQQRSTPPPAQPPPAPGQTPASTPARGRGQDPAPAPSEEGAEPESAHIQRAQMAALAAMRAAAAGLSHSSSPGLSDESQASEEEEEEEDRGEEEDGGYQQEMGSEEDEEDLKGKWDEDDFEEDLGEEEEEEEEEEEEEDYEEDEDVGEEGLSSSEAVRVGAGSLLLRKPPAPQRYRGEPQRLPGGQERLPSGLGHAQPPPPAPDHGDWTYEEQFKQLYELDGDPRRKEFLDDLFSFMQKRGTPVNRIPIMAKQVLDLYMLYTLVTEKGGLVEVINKKLWREITKGLNLPTSITSAAFTLRTQYMKYLYPYECEKRGLSNPNELQAAIDSNRREGRRQGFGSSLFTYSPGGTHGLLSSPKLPVPALGLASATNGGSIAPVQKIKKEEDSPIPISMPSRLPVSLAGHPVVAAQAAAVQVAAAAQAAALEQLREKLESGEPPEKKMALVTDEQQRLMQRALQQNLLAMTAQLPMSIRINSQGTRSPAENRQDSAAGLSSNGTNSISMSVEINGIVYTGVLFAQTPGPSSSSSSSSSSLPSSAYGKGNGGGGGGRSGGGGGGVGSSGGGVPPAAPAGLAVPPSSTSNNTSP is encoded by the exons ATGAAGCTGCAGGCGGTGATGGAGAAcctgcagcggcagcagcgcgCGCGGCTGCAGCAGGCGCTGGAAGcgcggcagcaggagcagcagcagcagcagcagcagcgctccacgccgccccccgcgcagccccccccggccccggggcagacccccgccagcaccccagcccggggccgcggccaGGATCCGGCCCCGGCGCCCTCGGAGGAAGGAGCGGAGCCCGAGAGCGCGCACATCCAGCGGGCGCAGATGGCCGCCCTGGCCGCCAtgcgggcagcggccgctggcCTCAGCCACTCGTCCAGCCCGGGGCTGTCAGATGAGAGCCAGGcctccgaggaggaggaggaggaggaggaccgtggcgaggaggaggatggcggGTACCAGCAGGAGATGGGCTctgaggaggacgaggaggatcT GAAGGGCAAGTGGGATGAAGATGACTTTGAAGAAGACCTGggcgaagaggaggaggaagaggaagaagaggaggaagaggaagactaCGAGGAGGATGAAGACGTGGGAGAGGAAGGGCTCAGCTCATCAGAGGCGGTGCGGGTGGGTGCGGGATCCCTGCTGCTCCGCAAGCCCCCGGCACCCCAGCGCTACCGGGGCGAGCCACAGCGGCTGCCGGGCGGGCAGGAGCGGCTCCCCTCCGGACTGGGCCacgcgcagcccccgccgccggcgcccgaCCACGGCGACTGGACCTACGAGGAGCAGTTCAAGCAA CTGTACGAGCTGGATGGCGACCCCAGGAGGAAGGAGTTCCTGGACGACCTCTTCAGCTTCATGCAGAAGCGAG ggacccccgtcAACCGGATCCCCATCATGGCCAAGCAGGTGCTGGACCTGTACATGCTGTACACGCTGGTGACGGAGAAGGGCGGCCTGGTGGAGGTGATCAACAAGAAGCTGTGGCGGGAGATCACCAAGGGGCTGAACCTGCCCACCTCCATCACCAGCGCTGCCTTCACCCTGCGCACCCA GTACATGAAGTACCTGTACCCCTACGAATGTGAGAAGCGagggctgagcaaccccaacgaGCTGCAGGCGGCCATCGACAGCAACCGGCGGGAGGGCCGCCGGCAGGGCTTCGGCAGCTCCCTCTTCACCTACTCGCCCGGCGGCACCCACggccttctctcctcccccaaGCTGCCGGTGCCGGCGCTGGGGCTGGCCTCCGCCACCAACGGCGGGTCCATCGCTCCCGTCCAGAAGATCAAGAAAG aggaggactcccccatccccatctccatgcCCAGCCGGCTCCCCGTCTCGCTGGCCGGCCACCCCGTGGTGGCAGCCCAGGCGGCTGCGGTGCAGGTGGCGGCGGCCGCCCAAGCCGCGGCGCTGGAGCAGCTGCGGGAGAAGCTGGAGTCGGGGGAGCCCCCGGAGAAGAAAATGGCGCTGGTGACGGACGAGCAGCAGCGGCTGATGCAGCGGGCGCTGCAGCAGAACCTCCTGGCCATGACGGCCCAGCTGCCCATGAGCATCCGCATCAACAGCCAGGGCACCCGCTCGCCAG CAGAGAACCGCCAGGACTCCGCCGCCGGCCTGAGCAGCAACGGCACCAACAGCATCAGCATGTCGGTTGAGATCAACGGTATCGTCTACACAG GTGTGCTGTTCGCCCAGACGCCcggcccttcctcctcctcttcctcctcctcctcctcactcccctCCTCTGCCTACGGCAAAGgcaacggcggcggcggcggcggccggagcggcggcggcggcggcggggtggggagCAGCGGTGGCGGCgtcccccccgcggccccggccgggctggctgtgccccccagcTCTACCTCCAACAACACTTCGCCTTaa
- the R3HDM4 gene encoding R3H domain-containing protein 4, with the protein MVVLRGGAGPEEPYPRIEDCLPPLEDSPSKRFSPSKRKQYYINKAIRNSDLIPRAKGRKSLQRLENTRYLMTLLERDECGSDEGELAHSATPSIFTEACNNETYVEIWNDFMNRSGEEQERVLLYLEEEARKKHKRKLPVKNEDKWKEHPAYTPKECFQRISRRLRSTLKRGRIPMGTLEGMEEELLAFFSVTPHSVYTALMDNSFERLLLHALCQYMDLISASSDIEGKRQMKVSNRHRVFLPPELLLSDYLGQMS; encoded by the exons ATGGTGGtgctgcggggcggcgcgggccctGAGGAGCCCTACCC GAGGATCGAGGACTGCCTGCCCCCACTGGAGGACTCCCCGTCCAAGAGGTTCTCCCCCTCCAAGCGAAAGCAGTATTATATCAACAAGGCCATCCGCAACTCGGACCTCATCCCCAGGGCCAAGGGGCGCAAgagcctgcagaggctggagAACA CTCGCTACCTGATGACGCTTCTGGAGCGAGACGAATGCGGGAGCGACGAGGGAGAGCTCGCCCACTCTGCCACCCCGAGCATCTTCACCGAGGCCTGTAACAACGAGACCTACGTGGAG ATCTGGAACGACTTCATGAACCGATCAGGGGAAGAGCAAGAGCGAGTCCTGCTCTACCTGGAGGAGGAGGCCAGGAAGAAGCACAAGAGGAAGCTGCCCGTCAAGAACGAAGACAAGTGgaaag AGCACCCTGCCTACACGCCCAAGGAGTGCTTCCAGCGCATCAGCCGCCGCCTGCGCTCCACCCTGAAGCGGGGCAGGATCCCCATG GGGACGCTGGAGGGCatggaggaggagctgctggcctTCTTCTCCGTCACCCCTCACTCCGTCTACACAGCGCTGATGGACAACAG ctTCGAGCGACTCCTGCTCCACGCGCTCTGCCAGTACATGGACCTCATCTCTGCCA GTTCGGACATCGAAGGGAAACGTCAAATGAAAGTGAGCAACAGACACCGCGTCTTCCTGCCCCCCGAGCTCCTGCTCTCAGACTACCTGGGGCAGATGAGCTGA